In the genome of Pseudomonas sp. LBUM920, one region contains:
- a CDS encoding response regulator transcription factor produces the protein MDQPKRVLVVEDDAHIADLICLHLRDEQFEVVHSADGNEGLHLLEQGGWDALILDLMLPGVDGLEICRRARAMTRYTPIIITSARSSELHRILGLELGADDYLAKPFSMPELVARVKALLRRVDAMARNLKMDAGSLDLGQLFINPLTRDATLQGQRLDLTPREFDLLYFFARQPGKVFSRMDLLNAVWGYSHEGYEHTVNTHINRLRAKVEADPANPVLILTVWGRGYKFAENAS, from the coding sequence ATGGATCAGCCCAAACGTGTCCTGGTGGTCGAGGACGATGCCCATATTGCCGACTTGATTTGCCTGCACCTGCGCGACGAGCAGTTTGAGGTGGTGCACAGCGCCGACGGCAATGAAGGCCTGCACCTGCTCGAACAGGGCGGCTGGGATGCGCTGATCCTCGACTTGATGCTGCCCGGCGTCGATGGCCTGGAGATCTGCCGGCGCGCCCGCGCCATGACACGCTACACCCCGATCATCATCACCAGCGCGCGCTCCAGCGAGTTGCACCGCATCCTTGGGCTGGAGCTGGGCGCCGACGATTACCTGGCCAAGCCGTTCTCGATGCCCGAGCTGGTCGCGCGGGTCAAGGCGCTGCTGCGCCGCGTGGATGCGATGGCGCGCAACCTGAAGATGGACGCCGGCAGCCTCGACCTTGGCCAGCTGTTCATCAACCCGCTGACCCGCGACGCGACCCTGCAAGGCCAGCGCCTGGACCTCACGCCGCGCGAGTTCGACCTGCTGTATTTCTTCGCCCGCCAGCCGGGCAAGGTGTTTTCGCGCATGGACCTGCTCAACGCGGTGTGGGGCTACAGCCACGAAGGCTATGAACACACCGTAAACACGCATATCAACCGGCTGCGCGCCAAAGTCGAAGCCGACCCGGCCAACCCGGTGCTCATCCTCACGGTGTGGGGCCGGGGCTACAAGTTTGCCGAGAATGCATCATGA
- a CDS encoding cytochrome c biogenesis protein DipZ: MWLLVLAYLGGVLTIVSPCILPVLPFVFARTGQPFMRSGLPLLAGMAVTFALVASLAAVGGGWVVQVNQYGRWLALLCVALFGLTLLLPQLSERLTRPLVAAGSRLSEAAGADAKPRPGASFLIGVATGLLWAPCAGPILGLVLTGAALQGASIGTTLLLLAYAAGAATSLALALLVGGKVFGLMKKSLGAGEWLRRGLGALMLVGVAAIALGLDTGVLSRLSTASTGGLEQSLVNTLSAKPEQKSGAMMAGGAMMAAANHSDSLPIEGALPALDGAVQWLNSPPLSAEALKGKVVLVDFWTYSCINCLRSLPYVKAWAEKYHDQGLVVIGVHAPEFAFERDVSNVTKAMKDLGITYPVAIDNNYKIWRAFNNQYWPAHYFADAKGQIRYHHFGEGDYAESERVIQQLLREAGATNVAGGLIEADAKGVQQAPDMNEVQSPETYLGFQRAENFVTTGTLGTDTVVNYPAAGTLALNNWTLEGPWNVGGQQATLDQAGGRIVYRFHARDLHLVLGPGADGKPVRFKVTIDGQAPGNAHGTDVAPDGSGTVTEQRLYQLVRQPAGVKDRTFSIEFLDPHVAAYAFTFG, from the coding sequence ATGTGGCTTCTGGTTCTCGCGTATCTGGGCGGCGTGCTGACAATTGTCAGCCCGTGCATCCTGCCTGTTCTGCCTTTTGTCTTCGCTCGCACCGGGCAGCCGTTTATGCGCAGTGGCTTGCCGCTGTTGGCGGGGATGGCGGTGACGTTCGCCCTGGTGGCCTCGCTGGCGGCAGTGGGCGGCGGTTGGGTGGTGCAAGTCAATCAATACGGGCGCTGGCTCGCGTTGCTGTGCGTTGCCCTGTTCGGACTCACGCTGTTGCTGCCGCAATTGTCGGAGCGCCTGACGCGGCCCTTGGTGGCCGCCGGCAGTCGCCTGTCCGAAGCCGCTGGAGCCGACGCCAAACCGCGTCCGGGCGCCTCGTTCCTGATCGGCGTGGCCACCGGTTTGCTCTGGGCTCCCTGCGCCGGGCCCATCCTCGGGTTGGTACTGACCGGCGCGGCACTGCAGGGCGCCAGCATCGGCACGACCTTGCTGTTACTGGCCTACGCCGCCGGTGCTGCGACGTCACTGGCGCTGGCGCTGCTGGTCGGCGGTAAAGTCTTTGGCTTGATGAAAAAGTCGCTCGGCGCCGGCGAATGGCTGCGCCGCGGTCTGGGTGCACTGATGTTGGTCGGCGTGGCCGCCATCGCGCTGGGCCTGGACACCGGGGTGCTGTCGCGCTTGTCGACAGCCTCCACCGGCGGCCTGGAACAAAGCCTGGTGAACACACTCAGCGCCAAGCCCGAACAGAAGAGCGGCGCGATGATGGCGGGCGGAGCCATGATGGCGGCGGCCAACCACAGCGATTCGCTGCCCATCGAAGGGGCTTTGCCGGCGCTGGACGGCGCGGTGCAGTGGCTCAACAGCCCGCCACTGAGCGCCGAAGCGCTCAAAGGCAAAGTGGTGCTGGTGGATTTCTGGACCTACTCCTGCATCAACTGCCTGCGCAGCTTGCCGTATGTCAAAGCCTGGGCCGAGAAATACCACGACCAGGGCCTGGTGGTGATTGGCGTACACGCCCCGGAATTCGCCTTTGAACGCGACGTGAGCAACGTCACCAAGGCCATGAAGGATCTGGGCATCACCTACCCGGTGGCGATCGACAACAACTATAAAATCTGGCGCGCCTTCAACAACCAGTACTGGCCGGCGCACTACTTTGCCGATGCCAAGGGCCAGATTCGCTATCACCACTTTGGTGAGGGCGATTACGCCGAGTCCGAACGCGTCATTCAACAACTGCTGCGTGAGGCTGGCGCGACCAACGTCGCCGGTGGCTTGATCGAAGCCGACGCCAAGGGCGTGCAGCAAGCGCCGGACATGAACGAGGTGCAATCGCCGGAAACCTACCTGGGCTTCCAGCGTGCGGAAAACTTCGTCACCACCGGCACCCTGGGCACCGACACCGTGGTGAATTACCCGGCAGCCGGCACCCTGGCGCTGAACAACTGGACCCTGGAAGGCCCATGGAATGTCGGCGGCCAGCAAGCCACCCTCGACCAGGCTGGCGGGCGCATCGTCTACCGCTTCCATGCCCGTGACCTGCACCTGGTGCTGGGCCCGGGTGCCGATGGCAAGCCGGTGCGCTTCAAGGTGACGATTGACGGCCAAGCGCCGGGCAATGCCCACGGCACGGATGTGGCGCCCGATGGCAGCGGCACGGTGACCGAGCAACGCCTGTATCAGCTCGTGCGCCAGCCTGCCGGGGTCAAGGACCGCACCTTCAGCATCGAATTTCTCGACCCGCACGTGGCGGCTTATGCCTTCACCTTCGGCTGA
- a CDS encoding nuclear transport factor 2 family protein produces MSELTLTPAATQTLQRWHAMLAGRDLQSLPELLAPDAVFRSPMAHTPYPGAPVVSMILNTVITVFEDFKYHRELATADGLSVVLEFSARVGDKQLKGIDLIRFNESGQIVEFEVMVRPLSGLQALGEEMGRRLAPYLAKTKG; encoded by the coding sequence ATGTCCGAACTGACACTGACCCCCGCCGCCACTCAGACGTTGCAACGCTGGCACGCGATGCTGGCCGGGCGCGATCTGCAATCGCTGCCCGAACTGCTGGCGCCTGATGCCGTCTTCCGCTCACCCATGGCCCACACGCCCTACCCTGGCGCGCCCGTGGTGTCGATGATTCTGAACACCGTGATCACGGTGTTTGAAGACTTCAAGTACCACCGTGAACTGGCCACGGCCGACGGGCTCAGTGTGGTGCTGGAGTTCAGCGCGCGGGTGGGCGACAAGCAGCTCAAGGGGATTGACCTGATTCGTTTTAATGAGTCGGGGCAAATCGTCGAGTTTGAAGTGATGGTGCGGCCGCTGAGCGGGTTGCAGGCGTTGGGTGAGGAAATGGGGCGGCGGTTAGCGCCTTATCTGGCAAAAACCAAAGGTTAA
- a CDS encoding AraC family transcriptional regulator translates to MDTLSEVLALLKSHRTLFAGLKAGGTWAVNFPAPQGIKFNAVVEGNCWLEVKGEPVPIALSEGDCFLLTHNRPWRLSSNLAPEGVDARDVYREAVGGIARVGDAQDLFLIGGLFTYGDEARLLLDGLPPVVRISARSEQAGVLRWCLERLALEYAGPRLGAALMTEHLAQMMLVQILRLYQSSLGASTRGWLAALTDPRLAPVLAQVHAEPARRWTLSDMAGIANQSRSTFALRFKQQVGMAPQEYLTRWRMHLAIKALNTSGSSVSSIGQALGYQSDSAFSSAFKRQMKCTPREYRERSLHNLHTNDHKEARDERYPA, encoded by the coding sequence ATGGATACGCTCTCCGAGGTATTGGCCCTCTTGAAAAGCCACCGCACGTTGTTCGCGGGCTTGAAGGCCGGCGGCACGTGGGCGGTGAATTTTCCGGCGCCGCAGGGCATCAAGTTCAATGCCGTGGTGGAGGGCAATTGTTGGCTGGAAGTGAAAGGCGAGCCGGTGCCCATCGCCTTGAGCGAGGGCGATTGTTTTTTACTGACACACAACCGCCCATGGAGATTGTCCAGCAACCTTGCACCGGAGGGCGTTGACGCGCGTGACGTTTACCGCGAGGCGGTGGGCGGCATCGCCCGCGTGGGCGACGCGCAGGATTTGTTTCTGATTGGCGGGCTGTTCACCTACGGCGATGAGGCGCGTTTGTTGCTCGATGGGTTGCCGCCAGTGGTGCGTATCAGCGCCAGGTCCGAACAGGCCGGTGTGTTGCGCTGGTGTCTGGAGCGGCTGGCCCTGGAATATGCCGGCCCAAGACTCGGCGCGGCACTGATGACCGAGCATTTGGCGCAAATGATGCTGGTGCAAATCCTGCGGCTCTATCAATCTTCCCTGGGTGCCAGCACTCGAGGCTGGTTGGCAGCCTTGACCGACCCACGGTTGGCACCGGTACTTGCGCAAGTGCACGCCGAACCGGCGCGGCGTTGGACCTTGAGTGACATGGCCGGTATTGCCAATCAGTCCCGTTCGACGTTTGCCTTGCGCTTCAAGCAGCAGGTCGGGATGGCCCCTCAGGAGTACCTGACCCGCTGGCGCATGCACTTGGCGATAAAGGCCTTGAACACTTCGGGCAGCAGTGTGTCAAGCATCGGCCAGGCGTTGGGGTACCAGTCGGACAGCGCCTTCAGCAGCGCATTCAAGCGTCAGATGAAGTGCACCCCACGCGAATACCGCGAGCGCTCCCTGCATAACCTTCACACCAACGATCACAAGGAAGCCCGTGATGAGCGATATCCAGCATGA
- the msrA gene encoding peptide-methionine (S)-S-oxide reductase MsrA, producing the protein MRLLNILPALAFATFVGQSSAFSFGASDDAVMIAPPALDLPAESGNLQTAVFAGGCFWGVQEVFQHVQGVKNAVSGYDGGAANTAQYESVSEGDTGHAESVSVTYDPSKVSYGKLLQIYFSVAHNPTELNRQGPDSGTQYRSEIFAQNAEQQKVAQAYIAQLDAAKAFAKPIVTKVEMGKAFYPAESYHQDFLTENPSYPYIVINDLPKVAQLKKLFPDQYRAEPVLVKNQ; encoded by the coding sequence ATGAGGCTTCTCAACATTTTACCCGCATTGGCCTTCGCCACCTTCGTCGGTCAAAGCTCGGCCTTTTCTTTCGGCGCCTCCGATGACGCGGTGATGATCGCGCCGCCCGCGCTGGACCTGCCAGCCGAGTCCGGCAACCTGCAAACCGCGGTGTTTGCCGGTGGCTGTTTCTGGGGCGTGCAAGAGGTGTTCCAGCATGTACAGGGCGTGAAGAACGCCGTGTCCGGCTACGACGGCGGTGCGGCCAACACGGCGCAGTACGAGTCGGTCAGCGAGGGCGACACCGGCCACGCCGAGTCGGTGTCGGTGACCTACGATCCGAGCAAGGTCAGCTACGGCAAGCTGCTGCAGATCTACTTCTCGGTGGCCCACAACCCCACCGAACTCAACCGCCAGGGCCCGGACAGTGGCACCCAGTACCGCTCGGAGATTTTCGCGCAAAATGCCGAGCAGCAAAAAGTCGCCCAGGCCTACATCGCGCAGCTCGATGCTGCCAAGGCCTTCGCCAAGCCGATCGTGACCAAAGTGGAGATGGGCAAGGCGTTTTACCCGGCCGAGTCCTATCACCAGGACTTCCTCACCGAGAACCCGTCCTACCCCTACATCGTGATCAATGACCTGCCGAAAGTGGCGCAGCTGAAAAAGCTGTTCCCGGACCAATACCGCGCAGAACCCGTACTGGTAAAAAACCAATAA
- a CDS encoding ATP-dependent DNA helicase encodes MSYSVAVRALCEFTAKVGDLDLRFTPSPSAQEGIVGHRTVASRRSAHYQNEVALEGQYQQLTVRGRADGYDPDSNRLEEVKTYRGDLDAQPTNHRQLHWAQVKVYGWLMCQKLGLQEIDLALVYFDIVGEGETLLNQRFEAADLERFFNQQCALFLGWAQLEMQHRDARNSAAQRLAFPHADFRLGQRALAESVYKAVSTGRCLMAQAPTGIGKTVGTIFPLLKALAPQQLDKVFFLTAKTPGRKLALDAAQVLYDSSPDLPLRVLELVARDKACEHLDKACHGDSCPLAKGFYDRLPAARTAASKVRLLDQRNLRDVALAHDVCPYYLSQEMARWTDLVVADYNYYFDFGAMLFGLAQLNQWRAAVLVDEAHNLVERARSMYSASLDQYSLKTLRDSAPEPLKKPLQRLNREWNALHKDQLAPYQAYANKPEKLLQALSLCASALGDYFNDHPEALSGDLQAFYFEALQFAKVAELFNEHFIFDISKRQFGGKRSASTLCLRNVVPAEFIRPRLTAARSSVLFSATLSPRHYYADLLGLPADTAWIDVESPFKAEQLQVRIVDAISTRFVHRQASLEPIVELIAEQFAQRPGNYLAFFSSFDYLQQVAQLMAERHPQVALWLQSRGMAEAERQGFLNQFTQHSQGIGFAVLGGAFGEGIDLPGARLIGAFIATLGLPQLNPINEQMKARMASIFGSGYDYTYLYPGIQKVVQAAGRVIRSQQDEGVVMLIDDRFGEARVRQLLPRWWAPVTQA; translated from the coding sequence TTGAGCTACAGCGTTGCGGTGCGCGCGCTGTGTGAATTCACGGCCAAGGTCGGCGACCTCGACCTGCGCTTCACGCCGTCGCCCAGCGCCCAGGAAGGTATCGTCGGCCACCGCACCGTGGCGTCGCGGCGCAGCGCGCACTACCAGAACGAAGTCGCGCTGGAAGGCCAATACCAACAGCTCACAGTACGGGGCAGGGCGGACGGCTACGACCCGGACAGCAATCGCCTGGAAGAAGTGAAAACCTATCGCGGCGACCTCGACGCCCAGCCTACCAACCACCGTCAACTGCATTGGGCGCAGGTCAAGGTATACGGCTGGTTGATGTGCCAGAAGCTTGGCCTGCAAGAGATCGACCTGGCGCTGGTGTACTTCGACATCGTCGGCGAGGGCGAAACCCTGCTCAACCAGCGCTTTGAAGCGGCCGACCTTGAACGGTTCTTCAACCAACAGTGCGCGTTGTTCCTGGGCTGGGCCCAACTGGAAATGCAGCACCGCGACGCGCGCAACAGCGCCGCCCAGCGCCTGGCGTTCCCCCACGCCGACTTTCGCCTCGGCCAGCGCGCCCTGGCAGAATCGGTCTACAAAGCCGTCAGTACCGGCCGTTGCCTGATGGCGCAGGCGCCCACTGGCATCGGCAAAACCGTCGGCACGATCTTTCCGCTGCTCAAGGCCCTGGCGCCGCAGCAGCTGGACAAGGTGTTTTTTCTTACCGCTAAGACGCCGGGCCGCAAGCTGGCCCTGGACGCCGCCCAAGTCCTTTACGACAGCAGCCCCGATTTGCCCCTACGCGTGCTCGAACTGGTGGCGCGGGACAAGGCCTGCGAACACCTGGACAAAGCCTGCCATGGCGATTCCTGCCCGTTGGCCAAAGGCTTTTACGATCGTCTGCCGGCCGCGCGCACGGCCGCGTCCAAGGTGCGCCTGCTGGACCAGCGCAACCTGCGCGACGTGGCGCTGGCCCATGACGTTTGCCCGTATTACCTGAGCCAGGAAATGGCGCGCTGGACCGACCTGGTGGTGGCGGACTACAACTACTATTTCGACTTTGGCGCCATGCTGTTCGGCCTGGCCCAGTTGAACCAATGGCGCGCCGCCGTGCTGGTGGACGAAGCCCACAACCTGGTAGAGCGCGCGCGTTCGATGTACAGCGCCAGCCTCGACCAATACAGCCTCAAGACCTTGCGCGACAGCGCACCCGAGCCGCTGAAGAAACCCTTGCAACGCCTGAACCGCGAATGGAACGCCCTGCACAAGGACCAGCTCGCGCCGTACCAGGCCTACGCCAACAAACCCGAAAAACTGCTGCAGGCGCTGAGCCTCTGCGCCAGCGCCCTGGGCGACTACTTCAACGATCACCCCGAAGCCCTCAGCGGCGACCTGCAGGCGTTTTATTTCGAAGCGCTGCAATTTGCCAAAGTTGCCGAACTGTTCAACGAACACTTCATCTTTGATATCAGCAAGCGCCAGTTCGGTGGCAAGCGCAGTGCTTCAACCCTGTGCCTGCGCAATGTGGTGCCGGCCGAATTCATTCGGCCCAGGCTGACCGCCGCGCGCAGCAGCGTGCTGTTTTCCGCGACCCTGAGCCCACGCCACTATTACGCCGACTTGCTCGGCCTGCCGGCGGATACTGCGTGGATCGACGTGGAATCGCCGTTCAAGGCCGAGCAATTGCAGGTGCGTATCGTCGATGCGATCTCCACACGGTTTGTGCACCGCCAAGCTTCGCTGGAACCCATCGTGGAGCTCATCGCCGAGCAATTCGCGCAACGGCCCGGCAATTACCTGGCGTTTTTCTCGAGCTTCGATTACCTGCAGCAGGTGGCGCAGTTAATGGCCGAGCGCCACCCGCAGGTGGCGCTGTGGTTGCAGTCACGCGGCATGGCCGAGGCCGAACGCCAGGGTTTTCTCAACCAGTTTACCCAGCACAGCCAAGGCATCGGCTTTGCCGTGCTGGGCGGTGCGTTTGGCGAAGGCATTGATTTGCCCGGCGCACGTTTGATTGGCGCCTTCATCGCCACCCTGGGTTTGCCGCAACTGAACCCGATCAACGAACAGATGAAAGCGCGCATGGCGTCGATCTTCGGGTCCGGTTACGACTACACCTACCTGTACCCCGGCATTCAGAAAGTGGTGCAGGCGGCGGGGCGCGTGATTCGCAGCCAGCAGGATGAGGGCGTGGTGATGTTGATTGACGACCGCTTTGGCGAAGCGCGCGTTCGCCAATTGTTGCCGCGCTGGTGGGCGCCCGTCACTCAAGCGTGA
- a CDS encoding alpha/beta fold hydrolase — MSDIQHDKVQVNGIELSVHIAGPEQGQPIWLLHGFPECWHSWREQIPALAGAGYRVFAPEMRGYGESSSPAEVADYELLTLCADIQQAMDHFGHQQVVMVGHDWGAVVAWHLALLEPARVSRLITMSVPFAGRARRPVIEIMRELYADRFNYILYFQAPGVAERELDADIERTLRLFMQDQDVFLQKKPANATLFDGVSAPGALPTWCTQADMGVYVHTFSKCGFRGPLNWYRNFERNWQRTEFLAGQRVLQPTLFLIGDRDPVGVFEAHTLKRMPDAVPNLQQQVLANCGHWIQNEQAERVNALMLAFLART; from the coding sequence ATGAGCGATATCCAGCATGACAAGGTTCAGGTCAACGGTATTGAGTTGAGCGTCCACATCGCCGGGCCCGAGCAAGGCCAGCCGATTTGGCTGCTGCACGGGTTTCCCGAGTGCTGGCACTCGTGGCGAGAGCAGATTCCCGCGCTGGCCGGCGCCGGGTATCGGGTGTTCGCGCCCGAAATGCGCGGCTACGGCGAATCGAGTTCGCCTGCCGAGGTCGCCGATTACGAGTTACTGACCTTGTGCGCCGATATTCAGCAGGCCATGGACCATTTCGGCCATCAACAGGTGGTGATGGTCGGCCACGACTGGGGCGCCGTGGTGGCCTGGCATCTGGCGTTACTGGAGCCTGCGCGGGTCAGCCGCTTGATCACGATGTCGGTGCCGTTTGCCGGACGTGCGCGGCGCCCGGTGATCGAGATCATGCGCGAGCTCTACGCCGATCGCTTCAACTACATCCTGTATTTCCAGGCACCGGGCGTAGCCGAGCGGGAGCTGGATGCCGACATCGAACGCACGTTGCGGCTGTTCATGCAGGATCAGGACGTGTTCCTGCAGAAAAAGCCCGCCAACGCCACTTTGTTCGACGGCGTCTCGGCCCCCGGTGCATTGCCAACGTGGTGTACTCAAGCGGACATGGGCGTTTACGTGCACACCTTCAGCAAGTGCGGTTTTCGTGGCCCGCTGAACTGGTATCGCAACTTTGAGCGCAATTGGCAGCGCACCGAGTTCCTCGCCGGCCAGCGCGTGCTGCAACCCACATTATTCTTGATTGGCGACCGTGATCCGGTCGGCGTGTTTGAAGCTCACACCCTCAAGCGCATGCCCGACGCAGTGCCCAACCTGCAACAGCAGGTATTGGCCAACTGCGGTCACTGGATCCAGAACGAACAGGCCGAGCGGGTCAACGCGCTGATGCTCGCGTTTCTAGCGAGAACCTGA
- the msrB gene encoding peptide-methionine (R)-S-oxide reductase MsrB: MYSRRQMLLATGGLGVAVLAGGLLKQLNLVTDAEAAETFEVNHTEAQWRSLLSAEQFDILREEGTERPYTSPLNDEHRTGTFACAGCALPLFSSATKFDSHTGWPSFWQPLDNAVASHVDTSFGVVRKEIHCRRCGGHQGHVFDDGPAPTGLRYCMNGAAMTFTAA; this comes from the coding sequence ATGTATTCACGCCGACAAATGCTGCTAGCCACCGGCGGCCTGGGTGTCGCCGTCCTGGCCGGCGGCCTGCTCAAACAGCTCAACCTGGTCACCGACGCCGAAGCCGCGGAAACCTTCGAGGTCAACCACACCGAGGCCCAGTGGCGCAGCCTGCTCAGTGCCGAGCAATTCGACATTCTGCGCGAGGAGGGCACCGAACGGCCTTACACCAGCCCGCTCAACGATGAGCACCGCACAGGCACTTTCGCCTGCGCCGGCTGTGCGCTGCCTTTGTTCTCCTCGGCCACCAAGTTCGACAGCCACACCGGTTGGCCAAGCTTCTGGCAGCCACTGGACAACGCGGTCGCCAGCCACGTCGACACCTCCTTTGGCGTGGTGCGCAAGGAAATTCACTGCCGCCGCTGTGGTGGCCACCAAGGGCACGTCTTCGACGATGGCCCTGCACCCACCGGCCTACGCTATTGCATGAACGGCGCGGCCATGACGTTCACGGCGGCTTAA
- a CDS encoding oxidoreductase has protein sequence MTRKQAPLNSGFDASTTALQALAAKDLRAMTAIVTGGYSGIGLEATRALASAGAQVIVPARDVQKAQRNLHGIQGVEHARLDLIDAASIERFAQGFIASGRPLDRLINSAGIMATPLHRSAAGLEAQFATNHLGHFQLTARLWPSLCKANGARVVSVSSLGHRLSPLHFEDPQFERRAYDKWLAYGQSKTANALFAVALDTRGEAHHVRAFSVHPGEILTDLVRYLDKKDLAFVGALDEHGTVRAASHYKSPAQGAATLVWCGVSPQLEGMGGLYCEDCEVATPTEDHTQRSGVHAWAIDPEQAEKLWALSEQLSGITLE, from the coding sequence ATAACGCGCAAACAAGCCCCCCTCAACAGTGGTTTTGATGCCAGTACCACCGCGCTGCAAGCACTGGCCGCTAAAGACTTGCGCGCAATGACAGCCATCGTCACCGGCGGATACTCCGGAATTGGCCTGGAGGCCACTCGCGCACTTGCAAGTGCCGGAGCACAGGTGATCGTCCCGGCGCGTGATGTGCAAAAGGCGCAGCGCAATCTGCACGGCATACAGGGCGTCGAACACGCCCGTCTGGACCTGATCGACGCGGCGTCAATTGAGCGCTTTGCCCAAGGGTTTATTGCGTCCGGGCGGCCATTGGACCGGCTGATCAATAGCGCCGGAATCATGGCCACGCCGTTGCACAGAAGCGCCGCCGGCCTGGAAGCACAGTTTGCCACCAACCACCTCGGCCACTTTCAACTGACCGCCCGGCTGTGGCCGTCCTTGTGCAAGGCTAACGGTGCGCGCGTAGTGTCGGTGTCGTCTCTGGGTCATCGCCTGAGCCCCCTTCATTTCGAAGACCCGCAGTTTGAACGGCGCGCTTATGACAAATGGCTGGCCTACGGGCAATCAAAAACCGCCAACGCACTGTTTGCGGTGGCGCTGGACACACGTGGCGAGGCCCACCACGTGCGTGCCTTTTCAGTGCACCCCGGCGAAATTCTTACTGACCTGGTTCGCTATCTGGACAAAAAGGACTTGGCGTTCGTCGGCGCGCTGGATGAACACGGCACTGTGCGTGCGGCCAGCCATTACAAAAGCCCCGCACAAGGCGCCGCGACGCTGGTGTGGTGTGGCGTCAGCCCGCAACTTGAAGGCATGGGCGGCCTGTACTGCGAGGACTGTGAAGTCGCCACGCCCACTGAAGATCACACCCAGCGCAGCGGCGTTCACGCCTGGGCCATCGATCCGGAGCAAGCCGAAAAACTCTGGGCGCTGAGCGAACAACTGAGCGGCATCACGCTTGAGTGA
- a CDS encoding HAMP domain-containing sensor histidine kinase, whose amino-acid sequence MKLTLTQRLSVVFAVLLVICSGTSAWLQVRSNRMHELEVVQGLSRDLAAHIARDTQLMDADGLKPEAVRNLFSQLMLVNPSVEVYLLDIDGRVVGNAAPSGHLLRDKVDLAPVRRFLSGAMLPILGDDPRSVDGHKVFSAAPLKANGQQTGFLYVVLLGEAHDVYDAKDATGMALKIALWSIGLVALLCLLAGLIAFAWITRPLRQLTDKVGRFDINGAPKPTQINPPELDSGDEIAVLDHAFVQMENRLGEQWRAITHQDQERREMVANISHDLRTPLASLHGYLETLSLKDASLSPDERRRYLGIALDQSRKVGGLAQSLLELVRLEHGFVQPVIEGFSLPDLVQDIFQKFELTAEARAITLTATLPPQVPTVLADLGLIERVLTNLLDNALRHTPVNGEVEVILAPEATCVTVTVSDSGPGIDVPLREGLFLRAFTIGGARRDGGLGLRIVHRILQLHGRDIQLVERPGHGATFRFSLETRASAR is encoded by the coding sequence ATGAAACTGACCCTGACCCAGCGCCTGTCGGTAGTGTTCGCCGTGCTGCTGGTGATCTGCAGCGGCACCTCGGCATGGCTGCAGGTGCGCTCCAACCGCATGCATGAACTGGAAGTGGTGCAAGGCCTGTCGCGCGACCTGGCGGCGCATATTGCTCGCGACACTCAACTGATGGACGCCGACGGCCTCAAGCCAGAGGCGGTGCGCAACCTGTTCAGCCAGTTGATGCTGGTCAACCCGAGTGTCGAGGTGTACTTGCTCGATATTGACGGACGTGTGGTCGGGAATGCCGCGCCCAGCGGGCACTTGCTGCGCGACAAGGTCGACCTCGCACCGGTGCGCCGATTCCTCAGCGGCGCGATGCTGCCGATCCTCGGCGATGACCCGCGCAGCGTCGATGGGCACAAGGTATTCAGCGCGGCGCCGCTCAAGGCCAACGGCCAGCAAACCGGCTTCCTGTACGTGGTGCTGCTGGGCGAAGCCCATGATGTGTACGACGCTAAAGACGCGACCGGCATGGCGCTGAAGATTGCCTTGTGGTCTATCGGGCTGGTCGCCCTGCTCTGCCTGTTGGCCGGCTTGATCGCCTTTGCCTGGATCACCCGACCGCTGCGCCAGCTCACCGACAAGGTGGGCCGGTTCGACATCAACGGCGCCCCCAAACCCACGCAAATCAATCCCCCCGAACTCGACAGCGGCGATGAAATCGCGGTGCTCGACCATGCCTTCGTACAAATGGAAAACCGCCTGGGCGAACAATGGCGCGCCATCACCCATCAGGACCAAGAACGTCGGGAAATGGTCGCGAATATTTCCCATGACCTGCGCACGCCGTTGGCGTCGCTGCACGGCTATCTGGAAACCCTGTCCCTCAAGGACGCCAGCCTCAGCCCCGACGAGCGCCGCCGCTACCTGGGCATCGCCCTCGACCAAAGCCGCAAGGTGGGCGGGTTGGCCCAGTCACTGCTGGAGCTGGTGCGCCTGGAACATGGTTTTGTGCAGCCCGTGATCGAAGGCTTTTCCCTGCCCGACCTGGTGCAAGACATCTTCCAGAAATTCGAACTCACCGCCGAAGCCCGCGCCATTACGCTCACCGCCACGCTGCCGCCACAGGTGCCGACCGTGCTGGCCGACCTGGGCCTGATCGAACGTGTATTGACCAACCTGCTCGACAACGCCTTGCGGCATACACCGGTAAACGGCGAAGTCGAAGTGATCCTGGCACCCGAGGCTACTTGTGTGACGGTCACCGTCAGCGACAGCGGCCCGGGCATCGACGTGCCGCTACGCGAAGGCTTGTTCCTGCGCGCTTTCACCATCGGCGGCGCGCGCCGCGATGGCGGCCTGGGCCTGCGCATCGTGCACCGTATCCTGCAATTGCATGGGCGCGACATCCAATTGGTGGAGCGCCCAGGCCATGGTGCGACCTTCAGGTTCTCGCTAGAAACGCGAGCATCAGCGCGTTGA